From Acinetobacter sp. ASP199, the proteins below share one genomic window:
- a CDS encoding endonuclease domain-containing protein produces MKPYNKNLKQASRDLRNNMTDAEKLLWSRLRNKKILGLQFYRQKPILNYIVDFYCPAANLVIECDGSQHFTIDGLEADRIRDEDLTQLGLKVLRFDNGQVMRQLDDVVEVIYQFIQQESP; encoded by the coding sequence ATGAAACCCTACAATAAAAATTTAAAACAGGCCTCAAGGGATTTACGCAATAACATGACGGATGCTGAAAAGTTGCTTTGGTCGCGGCTGCGTAATAAGAAAATACTAGGCTTGCAATTTTATCGGCAAAAGCCAATTTTAAACTACATCGTAGATTTTTACTGTCCTGCTGCTAATTTGGTGATAGAGTGTGATGGTAGCCAGCACTTTACAATTGATGGCTTAGAAGCAGATCGTATTCGCGATGAAGATTTGACTCAGCTTGGGTTAAAGGTTTTACGATTTGATAATGGGCAGGTGATGCGGCAGTTGGATGATGTGGTGGAAGTGATTTATCAATTTATTCAACAAGAATCCCCCTAA
- a CDS encoding glutaminase: MKTPVPDYLKHVLSACRDNDKGALADYIPELAAVDPEKFALALSTVDGTVYSTGDDELEFTMQSMSKPFAYALALQKVGLTKVMEKVGVEPSGEAFNQISLEKDTNIPKNPMINSGAITAHSLIPYKRTVSRAEQIRRFLSGLAGRELSFDTEVYTSEMKTAFRNRSLGYMLRTVGVLEEDPEAIVNGYIKQCSIKVTVKDLAMITAVLANGGIQPQTGKKLLDRSVVRQVLSVMLTCGMYDAAGDWLTSVGIPAKSGVAGGIIGVLPGQVGIAVFSPRIDEHGHSVRGVDTFERLSREMGLHLMEGTPSAQTILQSRYLTGKRDHVVVYELRGVLQFTESEMLLRILQDEPEGKKRIVLDLTNLTLIHNVGARMLFEGVARLKKDGHPVVVVDSEGILSEAQMKGNKRVVVKEKLTNYLEKFQ, translated from the coding sequence ATGAAAACTCCGGTGCCAGACTATCTCAAGCATGTTTTAAGCGCCTGCCGTGACAATGATAAAGGTGCCTTGGCAGATTATATTCCTGAGCTGGCAGCAGTAGATCCGGAGAAGTTTGCTTTGGCGCTCTCCACCGTAGATGGCACAGTGTATTCAACCGGTGATGACGAGCTTGAGTTTACCATGCAGTCTATGTCCAAGCCCTTTGCCTATGCTCTGGCTTTGCAGAAAGTCGGTTTGACCAAGGTTATGGAAAAAGTAGGCGTGGAGCCTTCGGGCGAGGCTTTTAACCAGATTTCACTAGAGAAAGACACCAATATTCCGAAAAATCCAATGATTAATTCGGGTGCAATTACCGCCCATTCTCTGATTCCTTATAAACGCACCGTATCCCGTGCGGAACAGATACGCCGTTTTTTAAGTGGTCTGGCTGGGCGTGAGCTGAGTTTTGATACCGAAGTATATACCTCTGAAATGAAAACAGCGTTTCGTAACAGATCCTTGGGTTATATGCTACGTACAGTAGGCGTACTGGAAGAAGATCCAGAGGCTATTGTTAATGGTTATATCAAGCAATGTTCAATCAAGGTGACGGTCAAAGATCTAGCGATGATCACCGCGGTACTTGCCAACGGCGGGATTCAGCCGCAAACCGGTAAAAAATTGCTGGATCGTTCGGTGGTGCGGCAAGTCCTGAGTGTGATGCTCACTTGCGGAATGTATGATGCTGCCGGTGACTGGCTGACATCGGTGGGTATTCCGGCTAAAAGTGGGGTCGCAGGCGGTATTATCGGTGTGTTGCCGGGACAGGTCGGCATTGCTGTGTTTTCTCCACGAATTGATGAGCATGGACATAGTGTACGTGGCGTCGATACTTTTGAGCGTCTGTCCCGGGAAATGGGTCTGCATTTAATGGAAGGTACGCCATCGGCACAGACCATTTTGCAAAGTCGTTATCTCACTGGAAAACGTGACCATGTGGTGGTGTATGAACTACGTGGCGTTTTGCAGTTTACTGAATCGGAAATGCTGCTACGGATTTTGCAAGATGAACCAGAAGGCAAAAAACGAATCGTGCTGGATCTGACCAATTTGACCTTAATTCATAATGTCGGTGCCCGGATGTTATTTGAAGGCGTAGCTCGCTTGAAAAAGGATGGTCATCCAGTCGTGGTGGTCGACTCGGAAGGAATTTTGAGTGAAGCTCAGATGAAGGGTAATAAAAGGGTTGTTGTTAAAGAAAAACTAACTAACTATCTAGAAAAATTTCAATAG
- the metH gene encoding methionine synthase: protein MSTLATLKELLAKRILVIDGAMGTMIQRHKLEEADYRGERFADWAYDLKGNNDLLVLTQPHIIQGIHEAYLEAGADIIETNTFNGTRVSMSDYHMEDLVPEINRTAARLAKEACAKYSTPEKPRFVAGVIGPTSRTTSISPNVNDPAFRNITFDALKVDYIESTKALIEGGADIILIETVFDTLNAKAAIFAVKEVFKELRIELPIMISGTITDASGRTLTGQTAEAFWNSMRHAEPISIGFNCALGADAMRPHVKTVSDVADTFVSAHPNAGLPNAFGGYDETPEETAAFIKEFAESGLINITGGCCGTTPDHIRAIAQAVEGIAPRQVPEIEPACRLSGLEPFNITKDSLFVNVGERTNVTGSKKFLRLIKEGNFTEALDVARQQVEAGAQIIDINMDEGMLDSQAAMVHFLNLIASEPDISRVPIMLDSSKWEIIEAGLKCVQGKAVVNSISLKEGYDEFVERARLCRQYGAAVIVMAFDEDGQADTAERKKEICKRSYDVLVNEVGFPSEDIIFDPNVFAVATGIEEHNNYGVDFIEATGWIKQNLPNAMISGGISNVSFSFRGNEPVREAIHAVFLYHGIQQGLTMGIVNAGQLAIYDDIDAELKEAVEDVVLNRNQGASGQEATEKLLAVAEKYRGQAGAQKAEENLEWRNEPVEKRLEYALVKGITTYIDEDTEEARLKSARPLDVIEGPLMAGMNVVGDLFGAGKMFLPQVVKSARVMKQAVAWLNPFIEAEKTQGEAKGKILLATVKGDVHDIGKNIVGVVLGCNGYDIVDLGVMVPCEKILQTAIDEKVDIIGLSGLITPSLDEMVFVAKEMQRKGFNIPLMIGGATTSKAHTAVKISPQYQNDGVYYTADASRAVGVATQLLSADMKPQLAADYAADYEKIRTRLANKQPKAAKLSYAESIENGFKIDFDKNAPAKPNFIGTQTFTNYSLETLVEYFDWTPFFISWSLAGKYPKILEDEVVGEAARDLFENAQAMLKDIIENKRFDARATFSIYPANRVAADTVAVTDENGNVTHSFEHLRQQSDKVTGKANFSLADFVAPKDVAQDYLGGFTVSIFGAEELSQEYKAKGDDYNAIMVQALGDRFAEAFAEHLHQRIRKEFWGYQADEQLSNEDLIKEKYVGIRPAPGYPACPEHSEKAPLFDWLGTTDKIGTYLTSSFAMWPPSSVSGFYYANPETEYFNVGKISGDQLEDYAKRKGWTLDEAKRWLAPNLDDSVV from the coding sequence ATGTCCACACTAGCCACCCTTAAAGAACTTCTTGCCAAAAGAATTTTAGTGATCGATGGTGCGATGGGTACCATGATCCAACGCCATAAACTGGAAGAAGCCGATTATCGGGGTGAGCGTTTTGCTGACTGGGCATACGACCTTAAAGGCAACAATGATTTATTGGTTCTGACGCAACCACACATTATCCAGGGTATTCACGAAGCTTATTTAGAAGCCGGTGCAGACATCATTGAAACCAATACCTTTAACGGTACACGCGTTTCTATGTCGGATTACCATATGGAAGATTTGGTTCCTGAAATTAACCGTACGGCTGCTCGTCTTGCAAAAGAAGCCTGCGCCAAATATTCAACACCTGAAAAACCACGTTTTGTGGCAGGTGTCATTGGTCCAACGTCACGTACGACGTCTATTTCACCAAACGTAAATGACCCTGCGTTCCGTAACATTACTTTTGATGCATTAAAAGTAGATTACATCGAATCAACTAAAGCGCTGATTGAAGGTGGTGCGGACATCATCCTCATCGAAACCGTATTCGATACCTTAAATGCCAAAGCTGCGATCTTTGCAGTCAAAGAAGTGTTTAAAGAACTCAGAATCGAGTTACCAATTATGATTTCAGGTACGATTACTGATGCCTCGGGTCGTACATTAACAGGTCAAACCGCTGAAGCATTCTGGAACTCAATGCGTCATGCAGAACCAATCTCAATTGGTTTTAACTGTGCCCTTGGTGCAGATGCAATGCGTCCACACGTAAAAACGGTGTCTGACGTTGCTGATACCTTTGTTTCTGCGCATCCAAACGCGGGCTTACCAAATGCCTTCGGTGGTTATGATGAAACCCCTGAAGAAACCGCAGCATTTATTAAAGAATTTGCGGAAAGTGGCTTGATCAACATCACGGGTGGTTGCTGTGGTACAACGCCTGACCATATTCGTGCAATTGCACAAGCGGTTGAAGGTATTGCTCCTCGTCAAGTGCCTGAAATTGAACCTGCGTGTCGTTTAAGTGGTTTAGAACCATTTAACATCACTAAAGATTCACTCTTTGTAAACGTGGGTGAACGTACCAACGTGACCGGTTCTAAAAAGTTCCTACGCCTGATTAAAGAAGGTAACTTCACTGAAGCTTTAGACGTGGCACGTCAACAAGTTGAAGCCGGTGCGCAGATCATCGATATCAACATGGATGAAGGCATGCTCGATTCACAAGCTGCAATGGTGCACTTCTTGAATCTGATCGCATCTGAGCCAGATATCTCTCGCGTGCCAATCATGCTTGATTCTTCGAAATGGGAAATCATCGAAGCGGGTTTAAAATGCGTCCAAGGTAAAGCGGTTGTAAACTCGATTTCATTAAAAGAAGGTTATGACGAGTTTGTAGAACGTGCCCGCCTCTGCCGTCAGTACGGTGCAGCCGTGATCGTGATGGCCTTTGATGAAGATGGTCAGGCTGACACAGCAGAACGTAAAAAAGAAATCTGTAAGCGTTCGTACGATGTCTTAGTCAACGAAGTGGGCTTCCCGTCTGAAGATATTATCTTTGACCCGAACGTGTTTGCGGTGGCAACGGGTATTGAAGAACACAACAACTATGGCGTGGACTTCATTGAAGCAACAGGTTGGATCAAACAAAACTTACCGAATGCGATGATTTCAGGCGGTATTTCTAACGTATCGTTCTCGTTCCGCGGTAATGAACCGGTACGTGAAGCGATTCATGCAGTGTTTTTGTATCACGGTATTCAACAAGGTTTAACCATGGGGATCGTGAATGCAGGTCAGCTTGCGATTTACGATGACATTGATGCAGAACTGAAAGAAGCCGTTGAAGATGTCGTGCTGAACCGTAACCAAGGCGCAAGCGGTCAAGAAGCGACTGAAAAATTACTTGCTGTGGCTGAAAAATACCGTGGTCAAGCAGGCGCACAGAAAGCCGAAGAAAACCTTGAATGGCGTAACGAGCCTGTTGAAAAACGTCTTGAATATGCCTTAGTCAAAGGCATTACAACGTACATCGATGAAGATACCGAAGAAGCACGTTTAAAATCTGCACGTCCTCTTGATGTGATCGAAGGACCACTCATGGCAGGTATGAACGTGGTTGGCGACCTATTTGGTGCCGGCAAAATGTTCTTACCTCAAGTAGTCAAATCTGCACGTGTGATGAAACAAGCCGTGGCTTGGTTGAACCCGTTCATCGAAGCAGAAAAAACCCAAGGCGAAGCCAAAGGTAAAATCTTGCTTGCAACCGTAAAAGGCGACGTACATGACATTGGTAAAAACATTGTGGGCGTGGTACTTGGCTGTAACGGTTATGACATCGTTGACCTTGGCGTGATGGTTCCCTGCGAGAAGATTCTACAAACTGCGATTGATGAGAAAGTTGACATCATCGGTTTGTCAGGTCTAATCACTCCTTCATTGGATGAAATGGTCTTTGTTGCCAAAGAAATGCAACGTAAAGGCTTTAATATTCCGCTCATGATTGGTGGTGCAACGACTTCTAAAGCGCATACTGCTGTGAAAATTTCACCGCAATATCAAAATGACGGCGTGTACTACACAGCTGATGCTTCACGTGCAGTCGGTGTTGCGACTCAACTCTTGTCTGCGGACATGAAACCGCAACTTGCAGCTGACTACGCAGCGGACTATGAAAAAATCCGTACTCGTCTAGCCAATAAACAGCCAAAAGCGGCGAAGTTGTCTTATGCTGAATCTATTGAAAACGGTTTCAAAATTGATTTTGACAAGAATGCCCCTGCGAAGCCTAACTTTATTGGTACGCAAACCTTCACCAATTATTCTTTAGAAACATTGGTGGAATACTTTGACTGGACACCATTCTTTATTTCTTGGAGTTTGGCGGGTAAATACCCGAAAATCCTTGAAGATGAAGTAGTGGGCGAAGCAGCACGTGATTTGTTTGAAAATGCGCAAGCAATGCTGAAAGACATCATTGAGAATAAACGTTTCGATGCACGTGCAACATTCAGCATTTACCCTGCCAACCGTGTTGCAGCGGATACCGTTGCGGTAACTGATGAAAATGGCAATGTGACGCATAGCTTCGAGCATTTACGTCAGCAGTCTGACAAAGTGACAGGTAAAGCGAACTTCTCTTTAGCTGACTTTGTTGCACCGAAAGATGTGGCGCAGGATTACTTGGGTGGTTTCACTGTATCGATCTTTGGTGCGGAAGAACTTTCTCAAGAATACAAAGCCAAAGGTGATGACTATAACGCGATTATGGTTCAAGCCTTGGGCGACCGTTTTGCTGAAGCATTTGCAGAGCATTTACATCAGCGTATTCGTAAAGAGTTCTGGGGCTACCAAGCAGACGAACAGCTTTCAAATGAAGATTTGATTAAAGAGAAGTATGTCGGTATTCGTCCTGCACCGGGCTACCCTGCGTGTCCTGAGCATTCTGAAAAAGCGCCACTGTTTGATTGGTTAGGTACAACGGACAAGATTGGGACTTACTTAACCTCTAGCTTTGCAATGTGGCCACCTTCATCAGTAAGCGGTTTCTATTATGCAAACCCTGAAACTGAATATTTTAACGTGGGTAAAATCTCTGGTGATCAGTTAGAAGATTATGCGAAGCGTAAAGGTTGGACGTTGGATGAAGCAAAACGTTGGTTAGCGCCGAATTTGGATGATTCTGTGGTTTAA
- a CDS encoding inorganic phosphate transporter: MNSNQTPSGSAHQSSSHKSTNVHVPTPKFFMPVFLTVIISTLIYIGFQLTSDLAHVPPIGLYSMILLATALFIALGFEFVNGFHDTANAVATVIYTNALSAPVAVMWAGFCNFLGVMVASGAVAYGIIALLPVELIMNVGTGAGFAMVFAMLIAAILWNLGTWFLGIPASSSHTLIGSILGVGIMNYILHAGSGASGVDMEQVMKVGKALLFSPLIGFAFAAILFLLVKKIFKKQVELFQPPEGNKPPPPLIRAILIFTCTGVSFAHGSNDGQKGMGLIMLILIGCVPLAYSLNKNLDTQHIQSFGELSAQTADVIYPNHADIEDEKARQIITTYIQTKEITPEVVPALASLTDHLGDKVGSYTSIKDVPEAQVSEFRNDMYLSTTTFKRLDKAEALPVMTTEQEKTVDQYRDSLDSFLQYIPTWVKVAVALALGLGTMVGWKRIVVTVGERIGKQHMTYGQGMSAELVAMSTIAAADGFGMPVSTTHVLNSAVAGTMVANKSGLNFQMVKTILSAWIFTLPATICLSGGLYWLLLKVF, translated from the coding sequence ATGAATTCTAATCAAACTCCCTCAGGTTCAGCCCATCAGTCGTCTTCACATAAGTCGACCAATGTGCATGTGCCAACACCGAAATTTTTTATGCCGGTGTTTCTGACTGTAATTATTTCTACGCTGATTTATATCGGCTTCCAGTTGACTTCAGACCTGGCGCATGTTCCACCAATCGGTCTGTATTCGATGATTCTTTTAGCCACAGCGCTGTTTATTGCGCTGGGCTTTGAATTCGTCAATGGTTTCCACGATACCGCCAACGCGGTTGCCACCGTAATCTATACCAACGCATTGTCTGCACCGGTTGCAGTCATGTGGGCAGGTTTCTGTAATTTCCTTGGGGTAATGGTGGCCAGTGGTGCCGTTGCTTACGGGATCATTGCATTACTGCCTGTTGAACTGATCATGAATGTTGGCACGGGTGCCGGCTTTGCCATGGTCTTTGCCATGCTGATTGCTGCCATTTTGTGGAACCTAGGCACGTGGTTCTTAGGAATTCCAGCATCGAGTTCACATACTTTAATCGGTTCGATCCTCGGTGTGGGAATCATGAACTACATTCTGCATGCAGGAAGTGGTGCATCGGGTGTGGACATGGAACAGGTGATGAAAGTCGGTAAAGCACTGTTATTTTCACCTTTAATTGGTTTTGCTTTTGCAGCCATTTTGTTCTTGTTGGTGAAAAAAATCTTCAAGAAACAAGTTGAATTATTCCAACCCCCTGAAGGCAACAAGCCACCACCACCACTGATTCGTGCTATTTTGATCTTTACGTGTACAGGCGTAAGCTTTGCACATGGTTCAAATGATGGTCAAAAAGGTATGGGCTTAATCATGCTGATTTTGATTGGTTGTGTACCGTTAGCTTATTCACTCAATAAAAATTTAGATACACAACATATCCAGTCTTTTGGTGAATTATCAGCACAAACGGCTGATGTGATTTATCCAAATCATGCCGATATTGAAGACGAAAAAGCACGTCAAATCATTACGACTTATATTCAAACCAAAGAAATTACCCCTGAAGTTGTACCTGCCTTGGCAAGTTTAACTGATCATTTGGGTGATAAAGTGGGCAGCTATACCAGCATTAAGGATGTACCTGAAGCACAGGTATCTGAATTCCGTAACGATATGTATTTAAGTACCACTACATTCAAACGTTTAGATAAAGCAGAAGCTTTACCGGTGATGACTACTGAACAGGAAAAAACAGTAGATCAATACCGTGATAGCCTGGATTCATTCTTACAATACATCCCAACATGGGTGAAAGTTGCAGTTGCACTGGCGCTAGGTCTAGGTACGATGGTCGGTTGGAAGCGTATTGTGGTGACTGTAGGTGAGCGTATCGGTAAGCAACACATGACTTATGGTCAAGGGATGTCTGCTGAGCTTGTCGCAATGTCGACTATTGCAGCAGCAGATGGTTTTGGTATGCCAGTATCGACCACGCATGTATTGAACTCTGCGGTTGCAGGTACCATGGTTGCAAATAAATCAGGTCTAAATTTTCAAATGGTGAAAACCATTCTGTCAGCATGGATCTTTACTTTACCTGCAACCATCTGTTTGTCAGGCGGTTTGTACTGGTTACTGTTAAAAGTTTTTTAA
- a CDS encoding IS30 family transposase, with translation MKQYTQLSQDERYEIYAALKSKSSISTLARELGRSRSTLYREIKRNTGKRGYRAQQAEKFSSQRRYRSSSQMTDFALVYIRYLIGLDWSPEQISGALTQRGWLDVPSHEWIYQYVYLDKSKGGKLHLHLRHQKKYRKRGYKNTDRRGQLVDRTSIHCRDEVVEKRQRLGDFEGDTVIGKNHKGALLTLVERKSLYVHIVHLGQTRTTTKTISCALACLRSSHAYSVTFDNGKEFSEHRRITEAGIETYFADPYKSIQRARNENTNGLIRQYLPKSSSFDEVSNEQIEQIEFALNHRPRKTLGWYTPSEVMAGFYTVALAA, from the coding sequence ATGAAGCAATACACCCAACTTTCTCAAGATGAAAGATACGAAATTTATGCTGCTTTGAAAAGCAAATCTTCAATCTCTACCCTTGCCAGGGAGCTTGGACGTTCTCGATCAACCCTTTATCGTGAGATCAAAAGAAATACTGGAAAACGTGGATATCGAGCTCAACAGGCAGAGAAATTTTCAAGTCAAAGACGATATCGATCCTCTTCACAAATGACAGATTTTGCTCTCGTTTATATTCGTTATCTGATTGGCTTAGATTGGTCTCCTGAGCAAATTTCAGGTGCTTTAACACAACGAGGTTGGCTTGATGTGCCTTCACATGAATGGATTTATCAGTATGTTTATCTAGATAAATCTAAAGGTGGTAAGCTCCACCTTCATTTAAGGCATCAAAAGAAATATCGTAAACGAGGTTATAAAAATACAGACCGTAGAGGCCAACTCGTTGATAGAACAAGTATTCACTGTCGCGATGAGGTCGTCGAGAAACGTCAACGCCTAGGTGATTTTGAAGGTGATACCGTGATAGGCAAGAATCACAAGGGGGCATTATTAACTCTGGTTGAGCGCAAAAGCTTGTATGTACATATCGTTCATTTGGGACAAACTAGAACCACAACTAAAACGATTTCGTGTGCTTTAGCATGTTTGCGCAGCAGTCATGCCTACAGTGTAACCTTTGATAATGGTAAGGAGTTCTCCGAGCACCGGCGGATAACGGAAGCAGGGATAGAGACGTACTTTGCAGATCCATACAAGTCGATTCAACGAGCCAGAAATGAAAATACCAATGGTCTGATCAGGCAATATCTGCCAAAATCATCTTCGTTTGATGAAGTGTCAAATGAACAAATAGAGCAGATAGAATTTGCTCTCAATCATCGCCCTAGAAAAACACTAGGCTGGTATACGCCTAGTGAAGTTATGGCTGGTTTTTATACTGTTGCACTTGCTGCTTGA